The nucleotide sequence TTGTTGAACTGTGGGGGATGGCGGCGGATCGCCTAAGCGGCGACGCCATGCTGGAAGCGGTGTTGTATGACGTTAAATCGCCGGATCAATTAGCCGAGGTCAGTGACGACCGGTGGCTCAGTGCCTTTAGTCACTGCGTGTTTCGGGCCGGTTTTAGCTGGGAGGTGGTGCGTAAAAAGTGGCCAGAGCACGAGCAGGTCTTTCATGAGTTCGACACCATGCACTGCGCCATGCTCGGTCCGGATGAGCTCGAAGCACTGGCCCGTGATGCGCGCATTATCCGCAACCATATTTCGATTAAAGCGGTCCGGGACAATGCGATTTTCATTCGCGAATTGCGCTCCGAACATGGCGACCGTGGTCGTGCGCTGGCTAATTGGCCTGAAACCGACCAGGTCGGGCTGATGAAAGTGCTGAAAAAACAAGGTTCACGACTGGGCGGTATGTCCGGTTGTCACGCCCTGCGCCGGGTCGGTAAGTCGG is from Litorivicinus lipolyticus and encodes:
- a CDS encoding DNA-3-methyladenine glycosylase I, coding for MRPFVELWGMAADRLSGDAMLEAVLYDVKSPDQLAEVSDDRWLSAFSHCVFRAGFSWEVVRKKWPEHEQVFHEFDTMHCAMLGPDELEALARDARIIRNHISIKAVRDNAIFIRELRSEHGDRGRALANWPETDQVGLMKVLKKQGSRLGGMSGCHALRRVGKSAYVLTRDVNNALIREGVIDKPAASQRDMLKVQTAFNTWHDQSGRPMTHISQVLALSVG